A single Cryptococcus neoformans var. grubii H99 chromosome 7, complete sequence DNA region contains:
- a CDS encoding neurofibromin 1 — MPSLRRGSTACSHHSISAPRLKSDVTSAYPSYPSHPLNDSASIMNRPENQSGEQKILNALVARLVNKLPCNSGIQLAILESDAVVQSTIQSLLQLSGTRLSLVVQSLVNVLEALSKYASSSTSLAESPLSVLHSQLYILYILNLCLLTSWRQRSHVSPPPSSDLPRCWPDPYAFEDHLAKHILSVLVIYTRLVSLDIEFGDVSGNQAPSKESKGLGTASSSSWSKSMSASSSSCSLGTLFLQQHSYSRSSSDRDEPLDEKLSATCATALSTVTQMTKFTARAVFYLSASNWPLISTQIKKRLHYLTTTIEDSPDLTELRLLEWSNVNQARLSQILSEISSAFSYIKRPAQITVATMLRKAIRNWITINPIEYEALIESGKRLEGGADALFDVLYSASDLGSSSSARRTKAFYPLMARLLVVCPDILRRVMARESTKGSSGLSKKISYMDSFRKGLNSTKGFEACALSYIEFMSAGMAVSPRLETSAIRSLIHDIQNDLKNALFSSSLSKEISDQNAVVEGLVALYRQNPTTTGGLLSPKLWNESSDASKIVAVKACAMITVEGSRLPWYPPVEDLKKEVSSSIRGVLKTHAAVSISDRYAARRPRGSFELPSKQIDLTFEILNLYSLDPSFAFSGARLDSSTDDIVSLFMTLSSLMVLPNPEIARVTAVKTNVTLVNYVRDMCQQSDHVMRLASSAAAGIWQMLLDVGRQVLFAFHDGGVDEVTASATAMREMAHAVIQMAERHPRIMFPSPKAQPATMVVSAAGFVCIVSPDVEQTTLTLPTLSILGKLTRMAHRSASGEIMTSTYSTFPNNRADAFEKLAALPAAIGRQQQQRMIRRSLRPLAIGSSLTLSVWMGLASIWKAFTAKIVAADAGNSVSSREKQRMMTGDIEGLDAEESKEWQNAILFLAALANVGLTNLKPKCLSEVIDKEGLLPAAYDQDISDPGALIEAFIRQCVELLVSNSITVRESAKVALGSELPTTMCRVLVAQMIKLLSHAINPSGVNISDSFTSFVEQAVAILRLQVDRMGPDDDVPPVQVDMGELLYMLGKYIQRLGRRDLFLRLKTRYCQLTEAALRKPDNVLTANGGRFKIAALEWLTEWSMATSKDKDVYSTSMDSNARYQRELDHACLRAMVPVTDGLQLSAGGEESEDPQGVLKSRLFYRHYHQLVKVIEKSNAEEDKSSAQPLSVHKTTNPDDAPTLAILALSNLLSANIDVGLKHCLALGYHEDPTLRTVFMQLLTNILQQGTRFGGLAAKRISYAPKLYLEGLTNPNLALALAMVDVCPQTGAEVDELSTLLFRVFEGKGTLLGLMRVLIEREVTMTNHESELFRANSITMRMITIFAKTYGYNHVRATLQPLILSLAEKPAECSFELDPRKAAPGDDIERNSDHLRLMCQALLDLICSSTPRVPLMFRAVCHHIWEVVDDRFPDSRHSAVGSFIFLRFFCPAIVSPESIDLDVNPDTRETRRALLLITKVIQNLANNVVFKEPHMKVLNPFLSDNIKQVTKFLSDIAIRPKTIEVQNAAKTFQEEAERLQDLDGDDAIIHRFVFKHQARLEASLSSMPKSFRHASSSKLARTEFDGPAALERLRKVMNATGAPPDSTLLAASVRAQVYDEFMRHNQGRNVDSVREVFYEGPVSQNGRRIFYFIVSRVAFVDYDLLAYHVFLSLERVTEYFDLIIDLTDFSHSTELPMVWLKKSIQLCPSGTLSNLNTLVYYNPNSYARKRLRHLISELLTISAPVGKSVVAASSPSELVDHIPFSSLALPEHTMALAYEADHVFTNLVCLSDHGMQIPVVVKLGHDCLQIASWRKQDLTPSLKSYIIDVVKLSVIDDIITGGGIPSDQLVIKHSQKETLTFLSRKRNEMAHIIRSARSRLREDTPLNSRVLRPTDVPATLLNVALLNLTSSSETLRMGAYVLVNELSQFFKYDLASRVFKVSAGLTIPNNSLSWVHDLSRVLANSAPHLTLEFLKEWVIGFSKADTPLKTASLHYVGPWLANLDQFSRPTRGDAEESVKQVRGIVRSLVSITVAERRRLHLTIQEHLWAPFARAHECLVDIVLSELIHGAIDAGLGSDKTECIADILVSISSTNVHGKVIARLRKSLAQTYLRPSNHLTENATWNEVCALARITLALGFNPTTALDTQLFLPELFHVVTLLLGAGPVIMRQTVYGLLVGIIHSLTSNATIGEMDAEALAMLLRRLQEPEMMRSFGVTQGQGHLELSGLPRKDETDVHLLDRVEEVSKFLDEVLVAGAVSVDCANAWRARWMGLVAATCFQHNPATQPQAFTVLGYLASDEVDDDLIYQILVAMSTALSHFVGNDSILIVSMLRCLSRIIPGLFPDSRYVTSLFWLAVGVLQLGYIPLFAPALELMITALRSINMANEGMQSTELMEFLLDARRTVADQVKKLDQVSGVSFDTDITFALIAIIYKGVRHPSTKKLTAEIFLELLQLAANTGGSSAGNGTFVVAGGVAYFVALLSISANSGDELKDVFKAARLYVDDGHMDVECVSVFSLLSIPDNSTALLLVSFVVSLLNGSESSDAEKAILYKLLADASAEIPEVLAMAYDSLIPRIVSTLTSTNNISIISSSTTILERALSDPNYTFTNTSAIPNTDSNTSLPYPGHGKVYASSISSSPSVGAAREQVLDDLGMKGLAELAFPQVKVDRLNMMAKWVASLIENFTI; from the exons CCAGAGAACCAGTCCGGGGAGCAGAAGATACTTAATGCCTTGGTTGCGCGTTTGGTAAACAAG CTTCCTTGCAATTCTGGAATTCAGCTTGCTATCTTGGAATCAGACGCTGTGGTCCAATCGACCATCCAATCACTGCTTCAACTATCCGGCACAAGATTATCCCTCGTTGTTCAGTCGCTGGTGAACGTCCTCGAGGCCTTGTCCAAG TacgcttcctcttcaacatctcTGGCAGAATCCCCACTAAGTGTCCTTCATTCCCAATTATATATCCTCTATATCCTCAATCTCTGCTTATTGACTTCATGGCGACAACGCTCGCATGTATCCCCGCCACCATCGTCAGACCTTCCGAGATGCTGGCCGGATCCCTACGCGTTCGAAGACCACCTAGCCAAGCATATACTTAGTGTTCTGGTCATATATACACGGCTAGTATCTCTCGACATAGAGTTTGGAGATGTGTCAGGCAACCAAGCACCTAGTAAGGAGTCAAAAGGTTTGGGAAcggcttcctcctcctcatgGAGCAAATCGATGTCAGCTAGCTCGAGTTCTTGCTCTTTGGGTACACTATTTCTCCAACAGCATTCTTACTCTCGGTCATCGTCCGATCGAGATGAACCTCTTGATGAAAAGCTGTCAGCAACATGCGCCACAGCTCTATCTACAGTCACCCAGATGACAAAATTCACGGCTAGGGCAGTCTTCTATCTGTCGGCGTCCAATTGGCCACTGATCTCTACCCAGATCAAGAAGCGGCTGCATTATCTCACTACTACCATCGAAGACTCTCCCGACCTCACCGAACTCCGCCTCCTCGAATGGTCTAATGTAAATCAAGCGCGGTTATCCCAGATTCTTTCCGAAATTTCATCTGCCTTCTCCTACATCAAGCGCCCAGCGCAGATAACAGTGGCTACAATGCTCCGAAAAGCTATACGCAACTGGATTACTATTAATCCCATTGAGTATGAAGCATTGATCGAATCGGGCAAGAGGTTGGAAGGTGGCGCAGACGCCTTGTTTGATGTGCTCTACTCGGCCTCTGATCTGGGATCGTCATCCAGTGCTCGTCGGACCAAAGCATTCTACCCGCTTATGGCGAGGCTTTTAGTCGTTTGTCCGGATATTTTGCGGAGAGTCATGGCGAGGGAAAGTACAAAAGGAAGCTCAGGCCTCTCAAAAAAGATATCGTATATGGATAGCTTCAGAAAGGGACTTAACTCAACCAAAGGCTTTGAGGCTTGTGCCCTTTCCTATATAGAGTTCATGAGTGCCGGTATGGCCGTGAGCCCACGATTAGAGACATCGGCGATACGCAGCCTAATCCATGATATCCAAAATGATCTCAAAAATGCTCTCTTCAGCTCGTCTCTATCCAAGGAGATATCCGATCAGAATGCAGTTGTAGAGGGATTAGTAGCGCTCTACCGACAGAatccaacaacaacggGTGGTTTGCTTTCCCCTAAGCTGTGGAACGAGTCCTCAGATGCGAGTAAGATAGTTGCAGTCAAGGCGTGTGCTATGATCACAGTGGAAGGCTCTAGATTACCTTGGTACCCGCCTGTCGAGGACTTGAAAAAGGAAGTCAGCTCCTCAATACGAGGTGTGCTCAAG ACCCACGCTGCTGTCTCCATTTCTGATCGATATGCTGCTCGGCGGCCCCGGGGAAGCTTTGAACTTCCCTCGAAACAAATTGATCTCACATTTGAAATCCTCAACCTCTATTCTCTCGACCCATCATTTGCATTTTCAGGCGCTCGTCTTGACTCGAGCACCGATGACATCGTTTCCCTCTTTATGACCCTGTCATCCCTAATGGTTCTGCCTAATCCTGAGATCGCTCGAGTTACAGCTGTAAAAACTAACGTTACATTAGTCAACTATGTTCGGGACATGTGTCAACAAAGTGACCATGTGATGAGGTTGGCAAGTAGCGCGGCTGCGGGCATTTGGCAAATGCTTCTTGATGTTGGCAGGCAGGTGCTTTTCGCTTTCCACGACGGTGGGGTGGACGAAGTCACTGCTTCTGCGACAGCTATGCGCGAGATGGCCCATGCTGTCATCCAAATGGCAGAACGGCACCCTAGGATCATGTTCCCCTCACCAAAAGCCCAGCCAGCAACCATGGTAGTTTCTGCAGCAGGATTCGTCTGCATTGTATCGCCTGACGTTGAACAGACAACCCTCACCCTTCCGACCCTCTCGATACTCGGCAAACTCACTCGAATGGCACACCGATCTGCTTCAGGCGAGATCATGACTAGTACATACAGCACATTCCCCAATAACCGTGCAGACGCCTTCGAGAAGCTCGCTGCCCTACCTGCTGCTATCGGTcgccaacaacaacaacgtATGATCCGCAGATCTCTTCGTCCGTTGGCTATTGGTTCATCTTTGACTTTATCTGTATGGATGGGGCTTGCCTCCATCTGGAAAGCGTTTACGGCCAAGATCGTAGCTGCGGATGCTGGTAACTCTGTCTCATCAAgagagaagcaaagaaTGATGACAGGGGATATTGAAGGTCTTGACGCGGAAGAGTCAAAAGAATGGCAGAATGCTATATTATTCTTGGCCGCACTAGCCAACGTTGGCCTGACCAACCTCAAGCCTAAATGCCTTTCCGAAGTCATTGACAAGGAAGGTCTTCTTCCTGCAGCTTATGACCAAGATATATCTGATCCGGGAGCCTTGATAGAGGCTTTCATCAGGCAATGTGTCGAATTGCTTGTAAGCAACTCCATCACTGTGAGAGAGTCGGCCAAGGTGGCGCTTGGATCTGAATTGCCTACAACTATGTGTCGAGTGTTAGTAGCGCAGATGATCAA GCTGCTTTCCCATGCGATTAATCCGTCAGGTGTCAACATATCAGACTCTTTTACGTCCTTTGTTGAACAAGCTGTCGCCATTCTTCGGCTTCAAGTGGATCGAATGGGTCCTGACGATGACGTTCCACCAGTCCAGGTCGATATGGGCGAACTTCTCTATATGCTGGGAAAATACATCCAGAGACTGGGAAGACGCGATCTTTTCTTGAGGTTGAAAACAAGGTATTGCCAGCTGACGGAAGCAGCCTTGCGAAAGCCTGACAATGTTCTGACCGCAAATGGCGGCAGATTCAAAATTGCCGCATTAGAGTGGCTGACGGAGTGGTCCATGGCGACCTCAAAA GACAAGGATGTCTACTCCACTTCTATGGATTCGAATGCCCGATACCAACGAGAGCTTGATCATGCTTGCTTAAGAGCTATGGTGCCAGTGACTGATGGTTTGCAACTGAGcgcaggaggagaagagtcTGAAGATCCTCAAGGGGTACTAAAATCGAGATTATTCTACAGACACTACCACCAGTTAGTCAAAGTAATTGAAAAATCGAACGCGGAAGAG GATAAGTCTTCAGCCCAACCCCTCTCCGTGCACAAAACAACCAATCCTGATGATGCTCCTACTCTTGCCATTCTTGCCCTATCAAATCTTCTTTCCGCAAATATTGACGTCGGCCTCAAACATTGTCTTGCTCTTGGATACCATGAGGATCCCACCCTCCGCACAGTGTTCATGCAGCTTCTCACTAATATACTCCAGCAAGGAACGCGGTTTGGAGGTCTTGCAGCAAAACGTATATCATATGCGCCCAAGCTGTACCTCGAGGGGCTGACGAACCCTAATCTGGCGTTGGCCCTCGCTATGGTAGACGTTTGTCCACAGACCGGAGCTGAGGTGGACGAATTATCGACACTCTTATTCAGGGTTTTCGAAGGGAAGGGGACATTGCTTGGGTTGATGCGGGTGTTGATTGAAAGGGAGGTGACCATGACCAACCACGAATCTGAGCTGTTTCGAGCCAATTCCATCACTATGCGGATGATCACTATCTTCGCGAAGACCTACGGCTACAATCACGTACGAGCTACCCTGCAACCGCTCATATTGTCGTTAGCTGAAAAGCCTGCGGAGTGCTCGTTTGAGCTTGACCCCCGGAAGGCTGCTCCCGGCGATGATATCGAACGAAATTCTGACCATCTGAGACTCATGTGTCAGGCCTTGCTAGACCTTATTTGTTCTTCTACCCCCCGAGTTCCTTT GATGTTCCGCGCCGTCTGTCACCACATCTGGGAAGTTGTAGACGACCGATTCCCTGACTCTCGTCACTCTGCTGTTGGATCTTTCATTTTCCtccgcttcttctgtcCCGCTATTGTTTCCCCCGAATCAATTGATCTCGACGTCAATCCTGACACTCGGGAAACTCGCCGAGCGCTATTACTGATTACCAAAGTCATCCAGAATTTGGCAAACAACGTTGTCTTCAAGGAGCCGCATATGAAGGTGCTCAACCCTTTTCTCTCAGATAATATTAAGCAAGTAACCAAATTTCTGTCTGATATTGCC ATTCGCCCCAAGACTATCGAAGTTCAGAACGCAGCAAAGACCTTCCAGGAAGAGGCTGAAAGATTGCAAGACCTGGATGGGGATGACGCCATTAT TCATCGATTTGTCTTCAAACATCAGGCCAGACTGGAGGCATCGCTTTCATCCATGCCTAAATCATTCAGACATGCCTCGAGCTCCAAACTAGCGCGGACTGAGTTTGATGGGCCAGCAGCGCTGGAGCGGCTGAGAAAAGTAATGAACGCAACTGGTGCACCTCCTGACTCTACTTTGCTCGCCGCCTCTGTAAGGGCTCAAGTTTACGATGA GTTCATGCGACATAATCAAGGTCGAAACGTAGACAGCGTCCGAGAAGTATTTTACGAGGGACCCGTCAGCCAG AATGGTCGACGTATTTTTTACTTTATCGTCTCAAGAGTGGCTTTCGTTGATTACGATCTGTTAGCTTATCATGTGTTCTTG TCCTTGGAAAGGGTCACGGAGTACTTTGACTTAATTATCGATCTGACAGATTTTTCCCACTCAACTGAGTTGCCGATGGTTTGGCTAAAAAAATCTATCCAACTGTGCCCGTCGGGTACCTTATCCAACCTTAAT ACATTGGTCTACTATAATCCTAATTCTTATGCCCGTAAAAGGTTGAGACACTTGATCTCGGAGCTCCTAACCATCA GTGCTCCTGTTGGGAAGAGTGTTGTCGCGGCCAGTAGTCCATCTGAACTGGTCGACCACATCCCTTTTAGCAGTCTGGCGCTTCCTGAGCATACGATGGCTCTCGCCTATGAGGCTGATCACGTCTTTACAAACCTTGTTTGCTTGTCAGATCACGGTATGCAAATACCTGTGGTCGTCAAACTCGGACACGATTGTTTGCAAATCGCATCT TGGCGAAAACAAGATCTCACACCCTCCCTCAAGTCTTATATCATTGACGTTGTCAAGTTGAGCGTCATTGATGACATTATCACTGGCGGAGGCATTCCCTCAGATCAGCTAGTAATCAAACATTCGCAGAAGGAAACCTTAACCTTTCTTTCACGGA AGCGCAATGAGATGGCCCATATAATTCGATCTGCTCGGTCCCGGCTCAGAGAAGACACACCTCTTAATTCTCGCGTTCTGAGACCTACAGATGTTCCCGCCACCCTCCTAAACGTGGCCCTCCTGAATTTGACCTCTAGCAGCGAAACTCTTCGAATGGGGGCATATGTTTTGGTGAATGAGCTTTCTCAATTCTTCAAATACGATCTTGCGTCGCGAGTGTTCAAGGTGTCTG CTGGCTTGACCATCCCCAACAATTCCCTTTCTTGGGTCCACGATTTGTCCCGTGTCTTAGCCAACTCCGCCCCCCATCTGACTCTGGAGTTCCTCAAAGAATGGGTTATCGGGTTTTCCAAGGCTGATACACCCCTTAAAACAGCCTCCCTTCATTATGTCGGCCCTTGGTTAGCCAATCTAGATCAGTTTAGCCGCCCGACCAGGGGCGATGCTGAGGAGTCTGTAAAACAAGTCAGGGGAATTGTGAGATCCCTAGTGTCAATTACAGTAGCAGAGCGACGA CGATTACATTTAACGATTCAGGAGCATCTTTGGGCACCATTTGCAAGGGCTCACGAGTGCTTGGTTGACATTGTGCTGTCTGAGCTTATTCACGGTGCCATTGATGCCGGATTAGGGAGCGACAAGACAGAGTGCATTGCCGACATCCTTGTATCTATATCGTCCACTAACGTCCATGGCAAGGTTATCGCGCGCCTTCGCAAATCACTAGCGCAAACATACCTTCGACCATCGAATCATCTTACCGAAAACGCCACCTGGAACGAGGTTTGTGCGCTGGCTCGTATCACTTTGGCTCTAGGTTTCAACCCTACTACCGCCCTCGATACTCAATTATTCCTTCCCGAATTATTCCACGTCGTCACCCTCCTGTTAGGAGCTGGCCCGGTCATCATGCGTCAAACGGTGTATGGTCTTTTGGTCGGCATTATCCACTCCTTAACTTCCAATGCCACTATTGGTGAAATGGATGCAGAAGCGCTTGCGATGCTGTTAAGAAGACTACAGGAGCctgagatgatgagatcCTTTGGTGTGACGCAAGGCCAAGGGCATCTCGAACTTTCAGGTTTGCCTAGGAAGGATGAAACTGATGTACATTTGTTGGATCGTGTGGAGGAGGTATCCAAGTTCCTCGATGAAGTTCTTGTTGCAGGTGCTGTTTCTGTTG ATTGCGCCAATGCCTGGCGAGCCAGATGGATGGGCCTTGTAGCGGCGACATGTTTCCAGCACAATCCCGCCACGCAGCCCCAAGCCTTTACCGTGCTCGGCTATCTCGCATCTGACgaagtggatgatgatctcATCTATCAAATCCTTGTAGCAATGAGCACGGCCTTATCCCACTTCGTCGGAAACGATTCTATCCTCATTGTCAGTATGCTGCGATGCCTCAGCCGCATTATCCCTGGTTTGTTCCCGGATAGCCGTTACGTCACAAGTCTTTTCTGGCTGGCGGTCGGTGTCCTCCAACTTGGCTACATCCCACTTTTTGCGCCTGCTCTAGAGTTGATGATCACTGCTCTTCGTTCGATCAACATGGCCAACGAAGGAATGCAATCCACTGAGCTGATGGAGTTCCTATTGGACGCCAGGAGAACCGTTGCTGATCAAGTCAAGAAATTGGATCAAGTCTCCGGCGTATCTTTTGATACGGATATCACGTTTGCGCTGATCGCCATCATATACAAAGGCGTCCGGCATCCTTCTACAAAGAAGTTAACCGCCGAGATTTTTCTTGAACTCTTACAACTCGCTGCGAACACTGGGGGGTCGAGCGCTGGTAATGGGACGTTTGTTGTTGCCGGCGGTGTAGCTTACTTCGTTGCGCTACTTTCCATCTCGGCCAATTCAGGAGACGAATTGAAGGACGTCTTCAAAGCGGCGAGGTTGTATGTAGATGACGGCCATATGGATGTCGAATGTGTCTCAGTGTTTAGTCTTTTATCGATTCC GGATAATTCGACCGCTTTGCTGCTCGTCAGCTTCGTAGTCTCTTTACTCAACGGATCAGAGAGTTCAGACGCTGAAAAGGCGATTCTGTACAAATTGTTGGCAGATGCTAGTGCTGAAATTCCTGAAGTGCTTGCCATGGC CTATGACTCACTGATTCCCCGCATTGTTTCTACTCTAACATCCACCAACAACATTTCCATCATTAGTTCATCCACCACAATCCTTGAACGGGCCCTCTCCGACCCCAATTATACGTTTACCAATACTTCTGCCATCCCAAATACGGATAGTAATACGTCTCTGCCCTACCCAGGACATGGAAAAGTCTACGCGTCAAGTATCAGCTCGAGCCCTAGTGTAGGTGCGGCAAGAGAACAAGTGTTAGATGACCTCGGGATGAAAGGGCTTGCAGAGTTAGCTTTCCCCCAAGTCAAGGTGGATAG ACTCAATATGATGGCGAAATGGGTTGCCTCACTGATCGAAAATTTTACTATCTAA
- a CDS encoding 5'-3' exoribonuclease 2 produces MGVPALFRWLSKKYPKIVERVKEDTPKKIRGPDGEIVEEPIRYENPNPNGFEVDNLYLDMNGIVHPCTHPEGRPAPETEEEMMVEIFKYTERVVNMCRPRKVLMMAIDGVAPRAKMNQQRSRRFRAAQEAADKEEERKEAIKLFEAMGHAVSEETANHKSWDTNAITPGTPFMDLLSISLKYWVSHKLTTDPGWKDLKIILSDSSVPGEGEHKIMDWIRRQRSYPTWDANTSHVIYGLDADLIMLSLATHEPHFRVLREDVFAQSSKGPPACKNCGKVGHIAANCKSDKKVKDPNVVEVAKTEDPKPFIFLDVACLREYLAIELVVPGVPFPFDLELAIDDWIFMIFFVGNDFLPHLPSLEIREGAIDVLLKIWRAELPRMGGYLTNHGKVNLDRAQVILEGLAKSEDEIFQKRKDDEERQEHSQKRRRLEEHKRQDEDKAREEGRNTLTLNGTEYIAVDNPAATARGGPLHPSLPSRPAFDLVPKEEAAKQPDDQDQMAKKAMAGSNSDIVKNRKAIRMANMSAAQALKAELEGDNDVNVDDEKAIAQEGKEEDEAVVTVERTEDEEKEQLTKEEARGTLEEQGEKEGVDEEVVPPAIQTDEDEGEAPVGEATMAENDESATPDDDEDPTQVPRKRKRGDSDGDGESNEEDDDDDDDAPPNPEADQPIPKKKLKVNADGTVDYEDDVKLWEPGYRERYYEKKFGVKLSEREFIDKVTKSYMEGLCWVLEYYYQGVPAWDWFYPYHYAPFAQDFRDVGSMDIKFETSIPFKPFAQLLGVFPAASRIHLPEPLQTLMIDEDSPILDFYPPDFEIDMNGKKMAWQGVALLPFIDQNRLLTALKSKEELLSDDEKRRNSWGDNVMFIANENPLYDLFCDKLYGLRAKDVNKPIPIDTKASYGITGSVLPDPNCVPASTFDTPIPSISECPDLNPNDSISVRYYFPRQAHPHRSILLRGYKPEPARLTESDKDWVRRGGQGGRRGHRHNGGGTGNVTGGPGMARGRYESGPPRTNGYQPTPPRSNYGGNSGYGYGAPAPLPSRPPVSSYGGGASGYGYGNPYAAAPNPYAGGYGAPAPYAAGGYGQRPYVPPPPPPNPYSAPPPAYGRPPGGGYGYGAPPPRGGGYNPYASRR; encoded by the exons ATG GGTGTTCCAGCTCTTTTCCGATGGCTTTCTAAGAAGTACCCCAAGATCGTCGAGCGGGTGAAAGAGGACACTCCCAAAAAGATCAGAGGTCCAGATGGCGAAATTGTTGAGGAGCCTATAAGATATGAAAATCCCAATCCTAACGGGTTCGAGGTGGATAACCTTTATC TGGATATGAATGGTATCGTGCATCCCTGTACGCACCCCGAAGGCCGACCGGCACCAgagacagaagaggaaatgatGGTGGAGATCTTCAAATATACTGAAAGGGTAGTCAACATGTGCAGGCCGAGAAAAGTCTTGATGATGGCTATCG ATGGTGTCGCCCCTCGAGCCAAGATGAATCAACAGCGTTCTCGTCGTTTCAGAGCCGCCCAAGAAGCTGCAgacaaggaagaggagagaaaagaggcTATCAAATTGTTCGAAGCTATGGGCCACGCCGTTTCAGAAGAGACCGCCAACCACAAGAGTTGGGACACCAACGCAATCACCCCTGGTACACCATTCATGGACCTCCTCTCAATATCACTAAAGTACTGGGTGTCTCACAAGCTCACAACCGATCCTGGATGGAAAGATCTCAAAATTATCCTCTCTGACTCATCCGTCCCTGGTGAGGGTGAACACAAGATTATGGACTGGATTCGTCGTCAGCGAAGCTACCCCACATGGGATGCCAACACGTCACATGTCATCTACGGTTTGGATGCTGATTTGATTATGCTTTCGCTTGCTACCCACGAACCTCATTTCCGTGTTCTTCGAGAAGACGTCTTCGCCCAAAGCTCTAAAGGACCACCTGCTTGCAAAAACTGCGGCAAAGTCGGTCATATTGCTGCCAATTGTAAGAGCGATAAAAAGGTCAAAGATCCCAATGTCGTTGAAGTTGCCAAGACGGAGGACCCCAaacccttcatctttcttgaTGTGGCCTGCCTGCGCGAGTATTTGGCAATCGAGCTTGTTGTACCAGGCGTGCCCTTCCCGTTTGACCTTGAATTGGCGATTGATGATTGGATTTTCATGATTTTCTTCGTCGGTAACGATTTTTTGCCCCATCTGCCGAGTTTGGAGATTCGTGAAGGTGCCATAGATGTGCTGCTCAAGATCTGGAGGGCAGAGCTACCGAGGATGGGTGGTTACCTTACCAATCACGGTAAGGTCAATCTTGACCGAGCTCAAGTTATCTTGGAAGGATTGGCCAAGTCCGAGGATGAAATCTtccaaaagagaaaggatgatgaagagcgTCAGGAGCATTCCCAGAAGCGTAGGAGGCTTGAAGAGCATAAGCGACAGGATGAGGATAAGGCGCGTGAAGAAGGACGTAACACCTTGACTTTAAACGGCACAGAATACATCGCTGTTGATAATCCCGCTGCGACCGCTCGTGGCGGACCTCTTCACCCATCATTGCCGTCTCGACCGGCATTCGACCTCGTCcccaaggaggaggcagCTAAACAGCCAGACGATCAGGACCAAATGGCGAAAAAGGCAATGGCTGGCTCCAACTCGGATATAGTCAAGAATCGCAAGGCGATCAGGATGGCAAATATGAGTGCGGCTCAGGCACTCAAGGCTGAGTTGGAGGGTGATAATGATGTGAATGTCGACGACGAAAAGGCGATTgcccaagaaggaaaggaagaggatgaagcagTTGTGACTGTTGAGAGGAcggaggacgaggaaaaggagcaGTTGACGAAGGAGGAAGCCAGGGGAACTTTGGAAGAGCAaggcgagaaggagggtgtcgatgaagaggtggtCCCGCCCGCTATCCAAAcggacgaggatgagggtgagGCGCCCGTCGGTGAGGCCACCATGGCTGAGAATGACGAATCTGCTACCCccgacgacgatgaagacCCCACCCAAGTCCCCcgcaagagaaagaggggcGATTCcgatggtgatggggagagcaatgaggaggatgacgatgacgacgacgatgcTCCCCCTAACCCCGAAGCCGACCAGCCTAttccgaagaagaaactcaAGGTCAATGCAGACGGAACGGTCGAttatgaagatgatgtcaAGCTATGGGAGCCCGGATATAGAGAAAGGTACTACGAGAAGAAGTTCGGTGTAAAATTGTCAGAGAGAGAATTCATTGACAA GGTTACCAAATCCTATATGGAAGGACTCTGCTGGGTTCTTGAATATTATTACCAGGGTGTTCCTGCATGGGATTGGTTCTATCCTTATCATTATGCTCCCTTTGCTCAAGACTTCCGCGATGTCGGGTCTATGGACATTAAATTCGAGACCAGCATACCTTTCAAGCCGTTTGCTCAGCTTTTAGGTGTTTTCCCGGCCGCTAG TCGAATTCATCTGCCTGAACCTTTACAAACTCTCATGATTGACGAAGACTCCCCCATCCTCGATTTTTACCCTCCCGACTTTGAGATCGACATGAACGGCAAAAAAATGGCTTGGCAAGGTGTCGCTCTCTTGCCATTTATCGACCAAAACCGCCTTTTGACTGCTTTGAAGAGTAAGGAGGAGCTCCTgtctgatgatgagaagaggaggaacagTTGGGGAGACAATGTTATGTTCATCGCCAATGAGAACCCGTTGTATGATTTATTCTGTGATAAATTGTATGGTTTAAGGGCGAAGGACGTGAACAAG CCTATACCAATTGACACCAAAGCTTCGTACGGAATAACTGGTTCTGTTCTACCCGATCCCAATTGTGTTCCTGCGTCCACATTCGACACGCCTATTCCCAGCATTTCCGAATGCCCTGATCTTAACCCCAACGACTCTATCTCCGTCCGATATTACTTCCCTCGCCAAGCGCATCCTCATCGATCGATCCTTCTGCGAGGATATAAACCTGAGCCTGCGAGGCTGACAGAAAGCGATAAGGATTGGGTTCGACGCGGCGGTcaaggtggaagaagaggtcaCAGGCACAACGGCGGTGGAACCGGAAATGTGACAGGCGGACCCGGTATGGCGAGGGGAAGGTACGAGAGTGGGCCGCCACGGACCAATGGCTACCAACCTACTCCGCCTCGCTCGAACTATGGGGGTAATTCAGGCTACGGATACGGTGCCCCTGCACCTCTACCATCAAGACCGCCTGTATCGTCTTACGGAGGTGGAGCCAGCGGATATGGCTACGGTAACCCCTATGCTGCAGCGCCAAATCCTTATGCCGGAGGTTATGGAGCACCCGCACCTTATG CTGCAGGCGGCTATGGTCAGCGTCCCTACGTACCACCACCGCCTCCGCCTAACCCATACTCTGCCCCACCACCAGCTTATGGCAGACCACCTGGCGGAGGATATGGTTATGGTGCTCCTCCGCCAAGGGGCGGCGGTTACAATCCTTATGCCTCCAGGAGGTAG